A window of the Nitrospiraceae bacterium genome harbors these coding sequences:
- a CDS encoding PAS domain-containing protein, which translates to MSPYVYSLLALTPEQLTKDSKAFFCRIHPEDRNMFLRAWEKHTHLPATIRLEYRMLGKGTRVVWVQENSVMSQGSIENEMICHGALIEIPEHQHIKTELQRWDRELQSLTGNLPDIIGRFDRKNRVMYLNRWWDNVDQIPPEKYLGKQLNELGVSQKVASVFEEKIQSVWTTGISESLEISHPTGKGLKNFEIRFCPEPTVGGQILTVLLICRDVTDVRMAQLAFRDSDEKFRQLAETVDSVFWIWDVDLQQIVYVSPAYKRLWGGDPQKLLNNPFDWLSIVFQEDQAKVENLFFKRIDAKGLDIEYRIVTHHHELRWIHNRTFPVKDSSGRIHRIIGIAQDVTERKKWEEERLRGAKLESLGLLAGGLAHDFNNLLTAILGQLSLAKYTLDSADPLFNRISEAEHASLRAQDIARQLLTFSKGGAPVKKTVSLKEILYENVRLVLAGSNVRPIFNISDDLWPVTIDAGQICQVIHNLVINARQAMEEGGECIIQARNVTGDGVERSGLGAMSGHVQDWVEIRFIDNGIGISKDNLEKIFDPYFTTKSTGSGLGLATSYSIVRNHGGVLAVKSALGEGSTFSLFLPAIPIQEMSQELPERSVKVGQGKILIMDDEIQIRNVLGEMVETCGYSYQTAKDGDEALKNFCDARDIGSPFSAVILDLTIPGGLGGKEVISRLLTIDPQVKAIVVSGYSNDPVLANYQEYGFKGRVAKPFNLVDLSVVLHSVLEKT; encoded by the coding sequence GTGAGTCCGTACGTTTATTCATTGCTAGCCTTAACTCCTGAGCAACTTACCAAAGATTCCAAAGCCTTTTTTTGTCGGATTCATCCTGAAGACCGGAATATGTTTTTGAGGGCTTGGGAGAAACACACCCATTTGCCTGCAACCATTCGGTTAGAATATCGGATGCTCGGTAAAGGAACTCGAGTGGTTTGGGTTCAAGAAAATAGTGTGATGTCTCAGGGGAGCATCGAAAATGAAATGATCTGCCATGGGGCGTTAATCGAGATTCCTGAGCACCAGCATATCAAAACGGAATTGCAGCGCTGGGACCGAGAGCTTCAATCCTTGACCGGCAATCTTCCCGATATTATTGGACGATTTGATCGCAAGAACCGTGTTATGTATTTAAATCGGTGGTGGGATAACGTTGACCAAATTCCTCCAGAAAAGTATTTGGGGAAGCAACTCAATGAGTTAGGGGTGTCTCAAAAAGTCGCCAGTGTGTTTGAAGAGAAAATTCAATCGGTTTGGACAACGGGTATATCAGAATCCCTCGAGATTTCCCATCCCACAGGAAAAGGACTGAAAAATTTTGAAATACGATTTTGCCCGGAGCCAACTGTCGGAGGACAAATTTTAACCGTCTTGTTGATCTGTCGTGATGTGACAGACGTTCGAATGGCTCAGTTGGCTTTCAGAGACAGTGATGAAAAATTTCGTCAACTGGCCGAAACAGTGGATAGTGTCTTTTGGATCTGGGATGTGGACCTACAGCAAATAGTCTACGTGAGTCCTGCTTACAAACGACTTTGGGGCGGGGATCCCCAAAAACTCCTGAATAATCCCTTTGACTGGTTGAGCATCGTTTTTCAGGAAGATCAGGCCAAGGTGGAAAATTTGTTCTTCAAGAGAATTGATGCGAAAGGCCTTGATATTGAATATCGAATTGTCACCCATCACCATGAGCTACGCTGGATCCATAACCGAACCTTTCCGGTGAAGGATTCATCGGGCAGGATTCACCGTATCATTGGGATTGCTCAGGATGTGACGGAAAGAAAGAAATGGGAGGAAGAGCGGTTGAGGGGGGCAAAGCTCGAATCACTTGGGCTCTTGGCTGGAGGTCTTGCCCATGACTTCAATAATCTGCTCACAGCTATTTTAGGCCAACTGTCTTTGGCGAAATATACATTAGACTCAGCCGATCCGCTATTTAATAGAATTTCTGAAGCCGAACACGCGTCTTTGAGGGCACAAGATATTGCGAGGCAACTCCTGACTTTTTCTAAAGGCGGGGCTCCGGTAAAAAAGACCGTTTCCTTGAAAGAGATCTTGTATGAAAATGTCCGGCTGGTGCTGGCAGGCTCAAATGTCCGTCCCATTTTTAACATTTCCGATGATTTGTGGCCGGTCACTATCGATGCAGGCCAAATTTGCCAGGTGATTCATAATCTTGTGATCAATGCCAGGCAGGCGATGGAAGAGGGAGGAGAATGTATCATTCAAGCTCGCAATGTTACAGGGGATGGGGTTGAACGATCGGGTTTAGGAGCAATGTCTGGGCATGTTCAGGATTGGGTTGAAATCCGTTTCATTGACAATGGGATTGGGATTTCAAAGGACAATCTGGAAAAAATATTTGATCCATATTTTACGACCAAGTCCACAGGGTCGGGGTTAGGGCTTGCAACGTCCTACTCCATTGTGAGGAATCATGGAGGAGTGTTGGCTGTGAAGTCCGCACTCGGTGAAGGTAGTACTTTTTCTTTATTTCTACCCGCTATTCCCATTCAAGAAATGTCTCAAGAATTGCCGGAGCGGAGCGTGAAAGTCGGGCAAGGCAAAATTTTAATCATGGATGATGAAATCCAAATTCGAAACGTTCTTGGTGAGATGGTGGAAACCTGTGGATACAGCTACCAAACAGCCAAAGACGGGGATGAAGCCTTGAAAAATTTTTGTGATGCCAGAGACATTGGTTCTCCATTTTCAGCCGTCATCCTTGATCTAACCATACCTGGTGGGCTAGGGGGGAAAGAAGTTATCAGTCGGCTGCTAACGATAGATCCCCAAGTCAAAGCTATTGTGGTGAGTGGTTATTCAAATGACCCTGTCCTTGCCAATTATCAGGAATATGGTTTCAAGGGTAGGGTCGCAAAGCCTTTTAACCTTGTGGATCTCAGTGTCGTACTTCATTCCGTTTTAGAGAAGACGTGA
- a CDS encoding HAD-IA family hydrolase, translated as MSSSPIKVIFFDAVGTLFDVKGSVGEVYLTYAKKYGVPDTEHTQHALNAAFRQTIKDMPPPIFSVERPEKLKQCERLWWFDVVHAVFYRVGMFEGFDDFFEEVFEAFGNSTHWELFPETFQILAELKGKGFELGIISNFDSRFFQVSRGLGLNTFFDSVTISSLVGSAKPAKNIFTHALDEHMVIPQEALHVGDHPIEDFEGARKAGLHAVLIDRSTNNSLPHPQTLSNLTQLSSYDLLHP; from the coding sequence ATGAGTTCCTCCCCCATAAAAGTTATTTTTTTTGATGCTGTTGGGACCTTATTTGATGTGAAGGGATCGGTAGGGGAGGTCTATTTAACGTATGCAAAAAAATACGGGGTTCCGGACACCGAGCACACGCAACATGCATTGAATGCAGCTTTCAGGCAAACCATAAAAGACATGCCTCCTCCGATTTTCTCTGTGGAACGGCCTGAAAAACTTAAACAGTGCGAGCGGTTGTGGTGGTTTGATGTCGTCCATGCTGTGTTTTATCGGGTAGGGATGTTCGAAGGATTTGACGATTTTTTTGAGGAGGTATTTGAGGCGTTTGGGAATTCTACCCATTGGGAGCTGTTTCCTGAAACATTCCAGATCTTAGCTGAATTGAAGGGGAAAGGCTTTGAACTCGGAATTATTTCCAATTTTGATAGTCGGTTTTTTCAAGTTTCGCGTGGGCTTGGTCTCAATACGTTTTTTGATTCTGTGACCATTTCCAGTTTGGTCGGGTCCGCCAAGCCAGCCAAAAATATTTTTACTCATGCACTCGATGAGCATATGGTGATCCCTCAAGAAGCACTTCATGTGGGAGATCATCCTATTGAGGATTTCGAAGGGGCTCGAAAGGCCGGTCTTCATGCCGTCTTGATCGATCGTTCAACAAATAATAGCCTTCCTCATCCACAGACCCTCTCAAATTTGACTCAACTGTCTTCATACGACCTCTTGCATCCCTAA
- a CDS encoding valine--tRNA ligase, with the protein MSSSQLEKTYNPNEVEQRWGSYWMEHQLFQPDLGNRSTSFCLVIPPPNVTGSLHIGHALNTTIQDIIVRWRRMQGLKTLWVPGTDHAGIATQNVVERQLAQEGQSREDLGRSAFIERIWKWRHQSGDTIIEQLKQLGASCDWSRLRFTMDEGLSRAVREVFVRLYEEGLIYRGERLINWCPRCLTALSDIEVEHEPITGKLYHIQYFLADDPTQFLMVATTRPETILGDTAVAVHPEDPRYQQYIGKEVRVPLTTRTIPILADPILVDREFGTGAVKITPAHDFNDFEAGQRHDLPRLAIFDFQARMSPTGLQEAQADSRLRSILNLKPAQEARTMVIEALEKDELLLKVEDHAMAIGKCYRCKTVVEPYLSPQWFVKIQPLATPAIQAVEAGHIRIIPDGWKNNYLGWMRQIKDWCISRQIWWGHQIPAWYCRTCNKDRILKTSQVGEVPEDKGISSDQLTMSCFIAPDAHPIVSRTPPQSCPTCGGTSLFQDPDVLDTWFSSALWPFSTLGWPENTEDFKSFYPTGTLVTGLDILFFWVARMIMMGLKFTGQVPFRDVYIHALVRDAEGQKMSKSKGNVIDPLTKMRQYGTDALRFTLASMASPGRDIKLAEERIEGYRNFVTKLWNAARFIHLYADGPRTSLAAEFRPFPDRWILSRLNHTIREVSQAFEDYRFDQAASALYQFIWHEYCDWFIELAKPCLQQENHPDAPATRQTLLESFEIIQRLLHPVMPFITEEIWQSFPHEGPSIMTQPYPTEKPEWFNAEAEQAFLLLQAFVNTARTGRAFLNISSAQTPSIYGASTQVNDTALLTFLAPYIESILRSSVITDQGIPSLRTLQLPSGHFSTIGIPVPNEIDLHEVVKKIQKQIGEKEKEVQRLGSRLSSPEFREKADPSVIQESEDRRTKLIDELGILNMTEQQLVSMTT; encoded by the coding sequence ATGTCATCTTCACAGTTGGAAAAAACGTACAATCCTAATGAAGTCGAGCAGCGATGGGGTTCCTATTGGATGGAGCACCAACTCTTTCAGCCTGACCTCGGCAACCGATCCACATCATTTTGCCTGGTCATTCCTCCGCCCAATGTCACGGGGTCACTCCACATCGGCCATGCTCTCAATACGACCATCCAGGACATTATCGTTCGATGGCGACGCATGCAGGGACTCAAGACTCTTTGGGTGCCCGGGACGGACCATGCGGGGATTGCGACCCAAAATGTCGTCGAGCGACAACTCGCACAGGAAGGTCAGTCACGAGAAGATCTCGGGCGCTCAGCCTTCATCGAGCGGATCTGGAAGTGGAGACACCAATCGGGAGATACTATTATCGAACAATTAAAACAATTAGGAGCATCCTGCGATTGGTCTCGTCTCCGGTTTACCATGGACGAAGGACTTTCGCGGGCAGTTCGAGAGGTGTTTGTTCGTCTGTACGAGGAAGGCCTTATTTACCGAGGGGAACGTTTAATAAATTGGTGCCCGCGCTGCCTGACAGCCCTGTCTGACATTGAAGTCGAGCACGAACCAATCACAGGAAAGCTTTATCACATTCAGTATTTCCTCGCTGACGATCCAACACAATTCCTCATGGTGGCTACGACCAGACCAGAGACTATTCTTGGAGACACCGCAGTGGCTGTCCACCCTGAGGATCCTCGCTATCAACAGTACATTGGCAAAGAAGTTCGCGTCCCATTGACGACACGAACCATTCCCATTTTAGCTGATCCGATATTAGTTGACCGGGAATTTGGAACCGGAGCCGTCAAAATTACCCCTGCGCATGACTTTAATGACTTTGAAGCAGGCCAGCGACACGATCTTCCACGCCTGGCGATATTCGATTTTCAAGCTCGAATGAGCCCAACAGGACTTCAAGAAGCTCAAGCAGACTCCAGACTTCGAAGCATCCTCAACCTCAAGCCAGCTCAGGAAGCCCGCACCATGGTGATAGAAGCCCTGGAGAAGGACGAACTTCTCTTAAAGGTAGAAGATCACGCCATGGCCATCGGGAAATGTTATCGATGCAAAACCGTTGTCGAACCCTATCTTTCACCACAATGGTTCGTCAAAATCCAACCGTTGGCAACTCCTGCCATACAAGCGGTTGAAGCCGGACACATTCGAATTATTCCCGATGGATGGAAAAACAATTATCTGGGCTGGATGCGCCAGATTAAAGATTGGTGCATTTCTCGCCAAATCTGGTGGGGACATCAAATCCCTGCCTGGTACTGTCGAACCTGCAACAAGGACAGGATACTCAAAACTAGCCAGGTGGGCGAAGTCCCTGAGGATAAAGGCATTTCTTCCGACCAGCTCACAATGAGCTGCTTTATCGCCCCAGACGCACACCCCATCGTCTCGAGAACTCCCCCACAATCCTGTCCAACATGCGGCGGGACGAGCCTTTTTCAAGACCCTGATGTATTAGACACCTGGTTCTCATCGGCCCTATGGCCATTTTCTACCCTAGGGTGGCCAGAAAACACAGAAGACTTTAAATCATTTTACCCAACAGGAACTCTAGTCACCGGACTGGATATTCTCTTTTTTTGGGTTGCCAGAATGATCATGATGGGCCTGAAATTTACGGGGCAGGTCCCATTCCGCGATGTATACATCCATGCCCTGGTTCGAGACGCCGAGGGTCAAAAGATGAGCAAATCCAAAGGAAATGTGATTGATCCCCTAACCAAAATGCGACAATATGGAACGGATGCCCTGCGGTTTACCCTGGCCTCAATGGCCTCTCCTGGCCGGGACATTAAACTAGCCGAGGAACGCATTGAAGGGTATCGAAATTTTGTCACAAAGCTCTGGAATGCCGCACGCTTTATTCATCTCTATGCGGACGGACCGCGGACATCACTCGCAGCAGAATTCCGACCTTTTCCAGATCGATGGATTCTCAGCCGACTGAACCATACGATCCGTGAAGTGAGCCAAGCTTTTGAAGACTATCGCTTTGACCAAGCCGCCTCTGCTCTCTATCAATTCATATGGCATGAATATTGTGATTGGTTCATAGAACTCGCCAAGCCCTGCCTCCAACAGGAAAACCATCCTGATGCCCCTGCCACCCGTCAGACACTTTTAGAATCATTTGAAATCATCCAACGGCTGTTACACCCCGTAATGCCATTTATTACGGAAGAAATATGGCAATCCTTCCCGCACGAAGGGCCATCAATCATGACGCAGCCCTATCCCACTGAAAAGCCGGAATGGTTCAATGCTGAAGCCGAACAGGCTTTTTTACTTCTCCAGGCGTTTGTCAACACGGCGAGAACTGGGCGAGCCTTCCTGAATATTTCCTCCGCTCAAACCCCTTCGATCTATGGAGCGAGCACCCAGGTCAATGACACGGCCCTTCTGACCTTTCTTGCGCCCTATATTGAGTCAATTCTACGCTCATCGGTCATCACAGACCAGGGCATCCCATCTCTCCGTACATTACAATTGCCTTCTGGTCATTTCAGCACTATTGGTATCCCCGTTCCCAATGAGATTGACCTCCATGAAGTGGTTAAAAAAATTCAGAAACAAATTGGAGAAAAAGAAAAAGAAGTGCAGCGCCTAGGCAGTCGGTTATCCTCTCCGGAATTCAGGGAGAAAGCGGATCCTTCCGTAATCCAGGAATCAGAAGACCGCCGTACCAAGCTGATCGATGAGTTGGGAATTCTGAACATGACCGAACAACAACTGGTTTCCATGACGACCTGA
- the nadC gene encoding carboxylating nicotinate-nucleotide diphosphorylase, which translates to MGVPSPDFPASLFSMRRIISAALEEDLAYGDLTSTLLIPPNLLARANIIAKGHMIVAGVAIAREVFQTVDSTIELTTHAGDGTIVRPSTTILSMKGKAQSLLQGERIALNFLQRLSGISTLTHQFCEAVRDYPVNLVDTRKTTPGLRALEKWAVRLGGGKNHRFSLHDGILIKDNHLMVMASQRLNITQTCLLARQHAPHGLRICVEVETMAQVRQALKGKADVLLLDNMTPDHVRQAIDIIKKQALVEVSGGMTLENVRDMAAAGPDFISIGALTHSAPSMDLSMEIVPLRTKRRPQKRGPRT; encoded by the coding sequence ATGGGTGTGCCTTCTCCCGACTTTCCTGCTTCCCTTTTCTCCATGCGGCGCATAATCAGCGCTGCACTGGAAGAAGATCTTGCCTACGGAGACCTGACTTCAACCCTTCTCATTCCACCGAATTTATTAGCTCGCGCCAACATCATCGCGAAAGGCCACATGATTGTGGCTGGCGTGGCCATTGCCAGGGAGGTGTTTCAAACTGTCGATTCAACCATTGAACTGACCACTCATGCTGGCGATGGAACCATAGTGCGCCCGTCAACCACTATCCTGAGCATGAAAGGAAAGGCACAATCGCTCCTTCAAGGCGAACGTATCGCCCTGAATTTTCTCCAACGGCTTTCGGGGATCAGCACGCTCACCCATCAGTTCTGCGAGGCTGTCCGTGATTATCCAGTCAATTTAGTGGACACACGGAAAACAACACCGGGACTCCGGGCCTTAGAAAAATGGGCCGTTCGCCTTGGCGGGGGCAAAAATCATCGCTTCTCACTTCATGATGGCATTCTCATTAAAGATAATCACTTGATGGTGATGGCATCCCAACGGTTAAACATTACCCAGACTTGCCTATTGGCCAGACAACATGCCCCGCATGGCCTTCGAATTTGCGTGGAAGTCGAAACAATGGCGCAGGTCCGACAGGCCTTGAAGGGAAAGGCCGATGTCCTTTTATTAGATAACATGACCCCCGATCATGTCAGACAGGCCATAGACATCATCAAAAAGCAGGCCTTAGTGGAAGTATCAGGGGGCATGACCTTGGAGAATGTTCGAGATATGGCAGCAGCGGGACCGGATTTCATTTCGATTGGGGCACTCACACATTCCGCCCCATCCATGGACCTTTCCATGGAGATCGTTCCTCTCCGAACAAAAAGACGTCCTCAAAAGCGCGGACCACGAACCTGA
- a CDS encoding biotin--[acetyl-CoA-carboxylase] ligase, with the protein MVSSTKLAGLLPSKKFGETLYIFEELASTNAFAMEKAKNQALSGTVILADRQTAGRGRLDRFWFSPGKSNIYGSLLFVQETPIQYLGWVPLMAGVAIAQAIEQQASIRIDLKWPNDLVIGGRKLGGILCDSFRNPKHHSCVVIGFGINVNLSQPEFPIELQTSATSLKIHCHGAVDREELIMKVITSLEKNWETLKANGPLYYLEEYTHWCVTIGQPIQILFPDGSQLQGLAHSIGEHGQLRVIPSPSDSNDQSARIRNIHSGEILHLRTTSQQ; encoded by the coding sequence GTGGTATCTTCCACTAAACTAGCCGGACTTCTCCCCTCAAAAAAGTTTGGCGAGACCCTTTATATTTTCGAAGAATTAGCCTCAACCAATGCATTTGCCATGGAAAAAGCAAAAAACCAAGCACTTTCTGGAACCGTTATTCTGGCCGACAGACAAACCGCGGGACGAGGTCGATTAGATCGTTTTTGGTTTTCCCCGGGCAAGTCCAATATTTACGGATCTCTCCTTTTTGTTCAAGAGACCCCCATTCAATATTTAGGATGGGTTCCTCTGATGGCCGGAGTGGCCATTGCCCAGGCAATCGAACAACAAGCATCTATTCGTATCGATCTAAAGTGGCCCAATGACTTGGTAATTGGAGGACGAAAATTAGGCGGCATTTTATGTGATTCTTTTCGGAATCCAAAACACCATTCATGCGTGGTTATCGGGTTTGGGATTAACGTTAACCTCTCTCAACCGGAATTTCCTATAGAACTTCAAACGAGTGCGACTTCTCTGAAGATCCATTGTCATGGCGCTGTGGACAGAGAGGAACTCATCATGAAGGTGATCACATCCTTGGAAAAAAACTGGGAAACCCTGAAGGCAAACGGACCTCTGTACTATCTTGAGGAATACACACATTGGTGTGTCACCATTGGGCAACCGATTCAGATTCTGTTTCCTGACGGAAGCCAACTTCAAGGGCTGGCTCATTCCATCGGAGAGCATGGCCAACTACGAGTCATACCCTCCCCTTCCGATTCAAATGATCAATCAGCTAGGATTCGAAATATTCATTCCGGCGAAATCCTTCATCTGCGCACAACCTCCCAACAATAG
- a CDS encoding type III pantothenate kinase: protein MLLAIDIGNSQIVCGVFQDRILISHWRLSTDHSKTPDEYGIVLRSLLQFHKILPEDILGCIVTSVVPPLTHSFDMLAQSLFGHQPLIVTSACPHGLILRYKNPEEIGTDRLVNAAAAFARYGRYLIIVDFGTATTFCIVTQEGEYLGGAIAPGLKSAADTLHTKTAKLPKVDLVIPASVIGQDTTSSMQAGIMYGYAGLVDEIVRRIQQEIGEFPLVIATGGLAQTIVPISHTIQEVRPNLTLEGLKLLYDRMTPPCG, encoded by the coding sequence ATGCTGCTAGCCATCGACATTGGAAACTCACAGATCGTCTGTGGGGTTTTTCAAGACAGGATACTGATCTCGCACTGGCGCCTATCCACCGACCATTCCAAGACTCCCGATGAATATGGGATTGTTCTTCGCTCCCTCCTTCAATTTCATAAAATTCTGCCGGAAGACATCTTAGGCTGTATTGTCACGAGTGTGGTCCCCCCTCTCACACATAGTTTCGACATGTTGGCCCAATCATTATTCGGACATCAGCCCCTAATAGTCACCAGTGCATGTCCTCATGGGCTCATCCTCCGATACAAAAATCCAGAGGAAATCGGGACGGACCGTCTCGTCAATGCGGCTGCAGCATTTGCCCGCTATGGACGATATCTCATTATTGTGGATTTTGGGACTGCGACCACATTTTGTATCGTCACCCAAGAAGGCGAGTACCTAGGCGGAGCCATTGCCCCTGGTTTAAAAAGCGCAGCAGATACCCTGCATACCAAAACGGCAAAACTTCCAAAGGTTGATCTGGTTATCCCGGCATCCGTGATCGGCCAGGACACGACATCCAGTATGCAGGCAGGAATCATGTATGGATATGCTGGATTAGTTGATGAAATCGTGAGGAGAATTCAACAGGAAATCGGAGAATTCCCACTTGTCATCGCAACAGGAGGGTTGGCTCAAACAATTGTTCCAATTTCGCACACTATTCAGGAGGTTAGACCCAACCTTACATTAGAAGGCTTAAAGCTCCTCTATGATCGAATGACCCCTCCCTGTGGATAA
- the grpE gene encoding nucleotide exchange factor GrpE gives MTQQSGKGKIMSSTEETTEEVTTEEVSPQAQTTEDTSESTSENGVTPEEELQIFQDKYLRLAAEFENYKRRAQRDQNDSIRFGNESLLKNLLPIIDNLERAIQCAKDAGTSGPLLEGVELTHKQFLETVGKVGVRQVSTTGNSFDPAIHQAVTQVESENVEPNTVIEEFQKGYLLHDRILRPAMVSVAKEKLELTDPGSTEESGEEGGIHV, from the coding sequence ATGACGCAACAATCGGGAAAAGGTAAAATCATGTCCTCAACAGAGGAAACTACTGAAGAAGTCACTACAGAAGAAGTCAGCCCTCAAGCACAAACAACCGAGGACACATCAGAAAGTACTTCTGAAAATGGCGTAACGCCGGAAGAAGAACTTCAAATTTTCCAAGATAAATATTTGCGCCTGGCCGCAGAATTTGAAAACTACAAACGCCGAGCCCAGCGGGATCAGAACGATTCGATTCGATTTGGCAATGAATCATTATTGAAAAATCTCCTTCCTATTATTGACAACCTTGAGCGAGCCATACAATGCGCGAAAGATGCCGGAACGAGCGGCCCATTACTGGAGGGAGTAGAGCTTACCCATAAACAATTCCTGGAAACCGTGGGCAAAGTTGGCGTTCGACAAGTAAGCACCACAGGAAACTCTTTTGATCCCGCTATTCATCAAGCAGTGACCCAGGTGGAATCTGAAAATGTGGAGCCGAACACTGTCATCGAGGAATTTCAAAAAGGATATTTATTGCATGATCGGATTTTACGTCCAGCGATGGTAAGCGTAGCAAAAGAAAAATTAGAATTGACTGATCCTGGTTCAACTGAAGAATCTGGTGAAGAGGGAGGAATACACGTATGA
- the dnaK gene encoding molecular chaperone DnaK — protein MSKIIGIDLGTTNSCVAVMSGGDPTVIANSEGGRTTPSVVALTDKDERLVGQIAKRQAITNPENTIYSVKRLMGRKHASSEVKNAANRLSYKTAEGANGDAHVIIRGKSYSPAEVSAMILQKMKQTAEDYLGEKVTDAVITVPAYFDDSQRQATKDAGKIAGLNVLRIINEPTAASLAYGLDKKKDERIAVYDLGGGTFDVSILEIGEGVFEVKSTNGDTFLGGDDFDLRVMDWLVEEFKKDQGIDLRNDRMALQRLKEAAERAKIELSSSQETEINLPFITADASGPKHLVLKLTRSKYEQLVNDLIERTIEPCKKALADADMTTSDINEIVLVGGMTRMPKVIERVKQFFGKEPHRGVNPDEVVAIGAAIQGGVLKGDVKDVLLLDVTPLSLGIETLGGIFTKLIERNTTIPTKKSQIFSTAADNQTAVTIRVFQGEREMANDNKLLGQFDLVGLPMAPRGVPQVEVTFDIDANGIVHVSAKDMATQKEQSIKITASSGLSKEEVERLVKEAQSHTEEDKKKRELVEVKNQADTLIYSTEKNLSEHGDKIEETEKSNISGAVDALRKAMEGTDLEAIKTAMQNLTTASHKLAEEMYKKASTDASATGSGPDGGPGTTGGESAGREEKVVDAEFEEVDKGKN, from the coding sequence ATGAGCAAAATTATTGGGATTGACTTAGGAACAACAAATTCTTGCGTGGCGGTGATGAGTGGTGGAGACCCAACGGTTATTGCTAATTCAGAGGGCGGACGGACCACCCCTTCGGTTGTGGCTTTGACCGACAAAGACGAACGATTGGTCGGACAGATTGCCAAACGGCAAGCCATAACCAACCCCGAAAATACTATTTATTCGGTGAAACGTCTTATGGGGAGAAAGCATGCTTCTTCAGAGGTCAAAAATGCGGCAAACCGGCTTTCGTATAAGACCGCCGAAGGTGCTAATGGGGATGCCCACGTCATCATTCGAGGGAAAAGCTATAGTCCAGCAGAAGTTTCTGCCATGATCCTACAAAAAATGAAGCAAACGGCTGAAGATTATTTGGGGGAAAAGGTGACAGACGCTGTCATTACGGTCCCAGCCTATTTTGATGACAGCCAACGCCAGGCGACCAAAGACGCAGGAAAAATCGCGGGATTAAATGTCTTGCGCATCATCAATGAGCCGACTGCAGCATCACTGGCCTATGGACTCGACAAGAAAAAAGATGAACGTATCGCGGTCTACGATCTCGGTGGTGGAACCTTTGACGTTTCCATTTTAGAAATCGGTGAAGGAGTCTTTGAAGTCAAATCCACAAATGGTGATACCTTTTTGGGCGGAGACGACTTTGATCTTCGGGTCATGGATTGGCTGGTTGAAGAATTCAAAAAAGATCAAGGAATTGATTTACGAAATGATCGAATGGCCCTGCAACGATTGAAAGAAGCCGCCGAACGGGCAAAAATCGAGCTTTCCTCCTCCCAAGAGACCGAAATAAATTTACCCTTCATCACTGCCGATGCCAGTGGACCAAAGCATTTGGTACTTAAACTCACCAGATCAAAATACGAGCAATTGGTCAATGATTTAATTGAGCGAACAATCGAACCCTGCAAAAAAGCCCTTGCCGATGCTGATATGACCACCAGCGACATCAATGAAATCGTCTTGGTAGGTGGAATGACTCGGATGCCGAAAGTGATTGAACGAGTTAAGCAATTTTTCGGCAAAGAACCCCACCGTGGCGTGAATCCTGATGAAGTCGTGGCAATCGGTGCGGCCATTCAGGGTGGAGTCCTCAAGGGAGATGTGAAGGATGTCTTGTTATTAGATGTCACCCCGCTATCACTCGGCATCGAAACATTAGGGGGAATTTTCACGAAACTCATCGAACGCAACACGACCATACCCACCAAAAAGAGTCAAATTTTTTCAACCGCCGCCGACAACCAAACTGCCGTGACCATCAGAGTCTTCCAAGGTGAGCGGGAAATGGCCAATGACAATAAACTCTTGGGACAGTTTGATTTAGTAGGTCTTCCGATGGCACCAAGAGGTGTTCCCCAAGTTGAAGTCACATTTGATATTGACGCTAACGGTATTGTACACGTCTCAGCCAAAGACATGGCCACGCAAAAGGAACAATCAATCAAGATCACGGCATCTAGCGGATTAAGCAAGGAAGAAGTTGAGCGTCTGGTTAAGGAAGCTCAAAGTCATACCGAAGAAGACAAAAAGAAACGGGAATTGGTCGAAGTCAAGAACCAAGCCGATACCCTTATCTATAGTACCGAAAAGAATTTGAGCGAGCATGGAGACAAGATTGAGGAAACAGAGAAGTCCAACATCTCCGGGGCGGTTGACGCACTTCGTAAAGCTATGGAGGGAACCGACCTCGAAGCGATTAAAACCGCCATGCAAAATCTCACCACCGCCTCTCATAAATTAGCAGAGGAAATGTACAAAAAAGCTTCTACGGATGCCTCTGCCACCGGCTCTGGACCAGATGGCGGCCCAGGAACCACCGGCGGCGAAAGCGCTGGCAGGGAGGAAAAGGTTGTAGACGCAGAATTTGAAGAAGTTGATAAAGGCAAGAATTAA